The Montipora capricornis isolate CH-2021 chromosome 3, ASM3666992v2, whole genome shotgun sequence genome window below encodes:
- the LOC138042551 gene encoding monocarboxylate transporter 10-like isoform X1, whose product MARDHNKKLLVKYQGTTDDSESCKLTERDECKLPGLEIQPDSFKSYMVCLAGTFCNVVLMGYCYSFGVLFPPLQSYFQEDKATTAWVGSLHMSISSLLGPVAANLCDSYGCRLTAIFGGVTCVLGLLLTSQAPNIFCMYLTYSVIVGFGTCCVYTASFVVVPRYFLKRRALATGIVSCGPAGGALVMGPLLQLLLDTTGWRNTFIAMAGMASVICLLALVYDRRTAQEISTSEELVNTETRDIVMGKKQSTWCRDIFTNPTLVTWTVCCGVAFLGLYNPQVLLVKYAEQQGLSADKSAMFFCYMGLASAVARITTGRVCDLKFITAQAITQGALYIISGAMCLLPFASTYYQLVAYSLVFGFCDGCYGSSINFQVIGCVKSHFTSRAFGLWLGVTSPSMAAGPPIAGFVADRMDSYAPAFYMSAAFVFVAATVPCFLCCFNYRNNSNILQVELLSIGHLLERETVL is encoded by the exons ATGGCCAGAGACCATAACAAAAAGCTTTTGGTAAAGTACCAGGGTACCACGGACGATAGTGAGTCGTGTAAGTTGACCGAGCGAGATGAGTGCAAGCTACCGGGGCTTGAAATACAACCTGATAGCTTCAAATCATATATGGTTTGCCTTGCGGGAACATTTTGCAATGTCGTGTTAATGGGATATTGTTACAGCTTCGGTGTTCTATTCCCACCTCTACAGAGTTATTTTCAAGAGGACAAAGCAACTACGG CCTGGGTTGGATCATTGCACATGTCAATTAGCAGTCTGCTTGGACCAGTAGCTGCTAATCTTTGTGATAGCTATGGATGTCGCCTTACTGCTATATTTGGCGGAGTTACTTGTGTTCTGGGTCTCCTTTTAACCTCACAAGCTCCGAACATCTTCTGTATGTACTTAACTTACAGCGTCATCGTAGGTTTTGGAACGTGTTGTGTCTACACCGCCAGCTTCGTTGTCGTTCCTcgatatttcttgaaaaggcGCGCTCTGGCCACAGGTATTGTAAGCTGTGGACCTGCAGGGGGAGCGCTCGTAATGGGTCCACTTCTACAGTTGTTACTGGATACCACAGGTTGGAGAAACACGTTCATAGCCATGGCTGGGATGGCTTCAGTGATCTGCCTGCTAGCTTTAGTTTATGATAGGCGCACGGCTCAAGAGATTTCAACTTCGGAGGAGTTAGTGAATACTGAAACACGCGATATAGTGATGGGTAAAAAGCAATCGACTTGGTGCAGAGACATTTTCACAAACCCAACCCTCGTTACTTGGACAGTCTGCTGTGGAGTGGCATTCTTGGGTTTGTACAACCCACAAGTTTTGTTG GTAAAGTATGCTGAGCAGCAAGGACTATCAGCTGATAAATCTGCTATGTTCTTCTGTTACATGGGTCTCGCTTCAGCGGTAGCAAGAATTACTACTGGCCGAGTGTGCGACTTGAAATTCATCACTGCTCAAGCCATTACTCAGGGAGCTTTGTACATCATCAGTGGTGCAATGTGCCTGCTTCCTTTTGCTAGCACATATTACCAGCTTGTTGCCTACTCTTTGGTGTTCGGATTTTGTGACGGTTGCTATGGTTCCTCTATTAACTTTCAGGTCATTGGCTGCGTGAAAAGTCATTTCACTTCAAGGGCTTTCGGCCTCTGGCTCGGAGTCACGTCACCGAGTATGGCTGCAGGGCCACCCATTGCCG GTTTTGTTGCTGATAGAATGGATTCCTACGCTCCTGCATTTTATATGTCAGCCGCTTTTGTCTTCGTTGCAGCTACAGTTCCCTGTTTCTTATGTTGTTTTAACTATCGAAATAACTCAAATATTCTACAGGTGGAACTTTTATCCATAGGGCACCTTTTAGAGAGAGAAACTGTTTTGTAA
- the LOC138042551 gene encoding monocarboxylate transporter 12-like isoform X2, whose protein sequence is MSISSLLGPVAANLCDSYGCRLTAIFGGVTCVLGLLLTSQAPNIFCMYLTYSVIVGFGTCCVYTASFVVVPRYFLKRRALATGIVSCGPAGGALVMGPLLQLLLDTTGWRNTFIAMAGMASVICLLALVYDRRTAQEISTSEELVNTETRDIVMGKKQSTWCRDIFTNPTLVTWTVCCGVAFLGLYNPQVLLVKYAEQQGLSADKSAMFFCYMGLASAVARITTGRVCDLKFITAQAITQGALYIISGAMCLLPFASTYYQLVAYSLVFGFCDGCYGSSINFQVIGCVKSHFTSRAFGLWLGVTSPSMAAGPPIAGFVADRMDSYAPAFYMSAAFVFVAATVPCFLCCFNYRNNSNILQVELLSIGHLLERETVL, encoded by the exons ATGTCAATTAGCAGTCTGCTTGGACCAGTAGCTGCTAATCTTTGTGATAGCTATGGATGTCGCCTTACTGCTATATTTGGCGGAGTTACTTGTGTTCTGGGTCTCCTTTTAACCTCACAAGCTCCGAACATCTTCTGTATGTACTTAACTTACAGCGTCATCGTAGGTTTTGGAACGTGTTGTGTCTACACCGCCAGCTTCGTTGTCGTTCCTcgatatttcttgaaaaggcGCGCTCTGGCCACAGGTATTGTAAGCTGTGGACCTGCAGGGGGAGCGCTCGTAATGGGTCCACTTCTACAGTTGTTACTGGATACCACAGGTTGGAGAAACACGTTCATAGCCATGGCTGGGATGGCTTCAGTGATCTGCCTGCTAGCTTTAGTTTATGATAGGCGCACGGCTCAAGAGATTTCAACTTCGGAGGAGTTAGTGAATACTGAAACACGCGATATAGTGATGGGTAAAAAGCAATCGACTTGGTGCAGAGACATTTTCACAAACCCAACCCTCGTTACTTGGACAGTCTGCTGTGGAGTGGCATTCTTGGGTTTGTACAACCCACAAGTTTTGTTG GTAAAGTATGCTGAGCAGCAAGGACTATCAGCTGATAAATCTGCTATGTTCTTCTGTTACATGGGTCTCGCTTCAGCGGTAGCAAGAATTACTACTGGCCGAGTGTGCGACTTGAAATTCATCACTGCTCAAGCCATTACTCAGGGAGCTTTGTACATCATCAGTGGTGCAATGTGCCTGCTTCCTTTTGCTAGCACATATTACCAGCTTGTTGCCTACTCTTTGGTGTTCGGATTTTGTGACGGTTGCTATGGTTCCTCTATTAACTTTCAGGTCATTGGCTGCGTGAAAAGTCATTTCACTTCAAGGGCTTTCGGCCTCTGGCTCGGAGTCACGTCACCGAGTATGGCTGCAGGGCCACCCATTGCCG GTTTTGTTGCTGATAGAATGGATTCCTACGCTCCTGCATTTTATATGTCAGCCGCTTTTGTCTTCGTTGCAGCTACAGTTCCCTGTTTCTTATGTTGTTTTAACTATCGAAATAACTCAAATATTCTACAGGTGGAACTTTTATCCATAGGGCACCTTTTAGAGAGAGAAACTGTTTTGTAA